One Glycocaulis abyssi DNA window includes the following coding sequences:
- the topA gene encoding type I DNA topoisomerase, with amino-acid sequence MTVVVVESPAKAKTINKYLGKDFVVLASFGHVRDLPAKDGSVRPDEDFAMEWEIDSRSAPKVKAIADALKDHDTLVLATDPDREGEAISWHLLEALTKRRALKDKTVKRVAFNAITKSAVQDALAHPRDVDMELVEAYLARRALDYLVGFTLSPVLWRKLPGARSAGRVQSVALRLITEREGEIERFTPQEYWSIEADVRADGSDAFRARLSQFDGKKITRLSIGDEQTARAAEAAVKAASFTVAAVEAKPTKRNPPAPFTTSTLQQEASRKLGFDAQRTMRVAQRLYEGIDIGGETTGLITYMRTDGVSMDGSAIHQARKAIGERYGEEYVPDVPRAYSSKAKNAQEAHEAIRPTSFLRHPSSLRLEADQARLYELIWKRAVASQMESARLERTTIDLEADGGKLALRATGSVVTFDGFFALYREGLDDDADEDGEARLPAVKQGASAKADQTFTEQHFTQPPPRYTEATLVKKMEELGIGRPSTYASVLSVLRDRDYVRMEDKRFVPEDKGRVVIAFLENFFTRYVEYDFTADLEDQLDKVSAGEMPYKELLRQFWEHFSANVEGIADLRVGQVIDAMNIALAPLIFPAREDGKDARLCPSCNVGTLSLRLGKHGAFVGCSNYPDCRFTRPLGGNGEGQSAIEGDGEIGLHPEHGQMIYLKDGRFGPYLEMKLEGEDKPRRSSLPKGWDPASINLEKAVMLIDLPRQVGPHPDDGEMIEAGLGRYGPFVKHGKTYANLPSIDEVFEIGINRAVTLIEDKRANGGRGRASAEPLKELGEHPDGGPIQVMAGRYGPYVKWAKVNATLPKDVTPETVTLEQAVELINAKAGSAKSKRKAPAKKKTAAAKKPATKKKTATKAKAGSK; translated from the coding sequence ATGACTGTCGTCGTCGTTGAGTCGCCTGCCAAGGCCAAGACCATCAACAAATATCTGGGCAAGGATTTCGTCGTCCTGGCCAGTTTCGGCCATGTGCGTGACCTGCCCGCCAAGGACGGCTCGGTGCGGCCCGATGAAGACTTCGCGATGGAGTGGGAGATCGATTCCCGGTCGGCCCCCAAGGTGAAGGCCATCGCCGACGCCCTCAAAGATCACGACACGCTGGTTCTGGCCACTGACCCGGATCGCGAGGGTGAAGCCATCTCCTGGCATTTGCTCGAAGCGCTGACCAAGCGGCGGGCGCTGAAAGACAAGACGGTCAAGCGCGTCGCCTTCAACGCCATCACCAAGAGCGCCGTGCAGGATGCCCTCGCCCATCCGCGTGATGTGGATATGGAGCTGGTGGAAGCCTATCTTGCCCGCCGCGCGCTCGACTATCTGGTCGGCTTTACGCTCTCGCCGGTGCTGTGGCGCAAGCTGCCCGGCGCGCGCTCTGCAGGCCGCGTCCAGTCGGTGGCGCTGCGCCTGATTACCGAGCGCGAAGGCGAGATCGAACGCTTCACACCGCAGGAATACTGGTCCATCGAGGCTGATGTCCGCGCCGATGGCTCCGATGCGTTCCGCGCGCGCCTCTCCCAGTTTGACGGCAAGAAGATCACGCGTCTGAGCATTGGCGATGAACAGACTGCGCGCGCCGCCGAGGCGGCGGTAAAGGCGGCGAGCTTTACGGTTGCGGCGGTCGAAGCCAAGCCCACAAAGCGCAACCCGCCCGCCCCCTTCACCACCTCCACCCTGCAGCAGGAAGCCTCGCGCAAGCTGGGCTTTGACGCCCAGCGCACCATGCGCGTCGCCCAACGCCTGTATGAAGGTATCGATATTGGCGGCGAGACCACCGGCCTCATCACCTATATGCGTACCGACGGCGTTTCGATGGATGGCAGTGCCATCCATCAGGCCCGCAAGGCCATTGGCGAGCGCTATGGCGAGGAATACGTGCCGGACGTGCCGCGCGCCTATTCCTCCAAGGCCAAGAACGCGCAGGAAGCCCACGAGGCGATCCGCCCGACCAGCTTCCTGCGTCATCCCTCCTCGCTGCGTCTGGAAGCCGATCAGGCCCGTCTCTACGAGCTGATCTGGAAGCGCGCCGTCGCCAGTCAGATGGAAAGCGCGCGGCTGGAGCGCACCACGATCGATCTGGAAGCCGACGGAGGCAAGCTGGCCCTGCGCGCCACCGGCTCTGTGGTCACGTTTGACGGCTTCTTTGCGCTCTATCGCGAGGGCCTCGACGATGATGCCGACGAGGACGGCGAAGCACGCCTGCCTGCGGTGAAACAGGGCGCCTCTGCCAAGGCCGATCAGACCTTCACCGAGCAGCACTTCACCCAGCCGCCGCCGCGCTATACCGAGGCGACGCTGGTCAAGAAAATGGAAGAGCTGGGCATTGGCCGGCCCTCCACCTACGCCTCCGTCCTCTCGGTGCTGCGCGACCGCGATTATGTGCGCATGGAAGACAAGCGCTTCGTCCCCGAAGACAAGGGCCGGGTCGTCATCGCCTTCCTGGAAAACTTCTTCACCCGATACGTCGAGTACGACTTCACGGCGGATTTGGAAGACCAGCTCGACAAGGTGTCCGCCGGCGAGATGCCCTACAAGGAGCTGCTGCGCCAGTTCTGGGAACATTTCTCGGCCAATGTCGAAGGCATTGCGGACCTACGCGTCGGTCAGGTGATCGATGCGATGAATATCGCGCTGGCCCCGCTGATCTTCCCGGCTCGCGAGGACGGCAAGGATGCGCGGCTCTGCCCGTCCTGTAATGTCGGCACGCTGTCGCTGCGGCTCGGCAAGCATGGCGCATTTGTGGGCTGCTCCAACTATCCTGACTGCCGCTTCACCCGCCCGCTGGGGGGCAATGGCGAGGGGCAATCGGCGATCGAGGGTGACGGCGAGATCGGCCTGCATCCCGAACACGGCCAGATGATCTATCTCAAAGACGGGCGCTTCGGACCCTATCTGGAGATGAAGCTGGAGGGCGAAGACAAGCCGCGCCGCTCCTCCCTGCCCAAGGGCTGGGATCCGGCTTCCATCAATCTGGAAAAGGCGGTCATGCTGATCGACCTGCCGCGCCAGGTCGGCCCGCACCCGGATGATGGCGAGATGATCGAGGCCGGGCTTGGCCGCTATGGCCCCTTCGTCAAGCACGGTAAGACCTACGCCAACCTGCCTTCCATCGATGAGGTTTTCGAGATCGGCATCAACCGCGCCGTCACTCTGATCGAGGACAAAAGGGCCAATGGCGGGCGCGGACGCGCCAGCGCCGAACCGCTAAAAGAGCTGGGTGAACACCCTGATGGCGGCCCCATACAGGTCATGGCCGGGCGCTATGGCCCGTATGTGAAATGGGCCAAAGTCAACGCCACCCTGCCCAAGGATGTGACGCCAGAGACCGTGACGCTGGAACAGGCAGTGGAACTGATCAACGCCAAGGCCGGTTCTGCCAAAAGCAAGCGCAAGGCGCCGGCGAAGAAGAAGACCGCAGCGGCCAAAAAGCCGGCCACGAAAAAGAAAACCGCCACGAAGGCGAAAGCAGGAAGCAAGTGA
- the dprA gene encoding DNA-processing protein DprA: MKRTPLSPAGRTAWLRLARTRGVGPVTFNELIKRFKTAEAALDALPALAKKGGRSTALVPASRDEAEAEQDWLDRIGARLSCACEPDFPAGLAVLDPPPPVITTLGPLDLTDRTACAIVGARSASGVGLRFAGDLARGLGEHGVIVVSGLARGIDGAAHAATINTGTVAVLAGGLTSIYPPEHRDLHAAIAEQGLLVSESPPGYSPQARDFPRRNRLISGLSMGVIIVEAAERSGSLITARYALEQGREVMAVPGSPLDPRAKGTNRLLREGAALIESADDVITILSGLRRDNVQERERSDYEDEPLLDTDDNGATDAVRERIAALLSPAPISRDELVRLSGAPARVVAAALVELELAGRCEVDPGGMVRLAC, from the coding sequence GTGAAGCGCACGCCGCTCAGCCCCGCCGGGCGCACTGCCTGGCTGAGACTGGCGCGCACGCGCGGGGTTGGCCCCGTCACCTTCAACGAGCTCATCAAGCGCTTCAAGACCGCCGAAGCGGCGCTCGATGCCCTGCCCGCGCTGGCAAAGAAGGGCGGGCGCTCGACTGCGCTCGTGCCTGCCTCGCGCGATGAGGCCGAAGCCGAGCAGGACTGGCTGGACCGGATCGGCGCGCGGCTTTCATGTGCGTGCGAGCCGGATTTTCCTGCAGGACTCGCCGTCCTCGATCCGCCGCCACCGGTCATAACCACGCTGGGTCCGCTGGACCTCACCGATCGCACCGCCTGCGCCATTGTCGGGGCGCGCAGCGCGTCGGGCGTGGGCTTGCGTTTTGCCGGTGATCTGGCACGCGGGCTAGGCGAGCACGGCGTTATTGTCGTCTCCGGCCTGGCGCGCGGCATAGACGGTGCGGCCCATGCGGCAACGATAAACACCGGCACCGTGGCCGTGCTCGCTGGCGGGCTGACCAGCATCTACCCGCCCGAACACCGCGATCTGCACGCGGCAATCGCTGAGCAGGGCCTGCTGGTCAGCGAATCTCCGCCAGGCTACTCTCCGCAGGCGCGCGACTTTCCGCGCCGCAACCGGCTCATCTCCGGGCTGTCCATGGGCGTTATCATCGTGGAGGCCGCCGAACGCTCCGGTTCGCTCATCACGGCGCGCTATGCGCTCGAACAGGGCCGCGAGGTGATGGCCGTCCCCGGTTCCCCGCTCGATCCGCGCGCCAAGGGCACCAACCGGCTCCTGCGCGAGGGCGCAGCCCTGATCGAAAGCGCCGATGATGTCATCACCATTCTCTCCGGCCTGCGCCGGGACAATGTGCAAGAGCGCGAGCGTAGCGATTACGAGGACGAACCCTTGCTGGACACAGATGACAATGGCGCCACCGACGCCGTTCGCGAACGCATTGCCGCCCTGCTTTCACCTGCGCCTATCTCGCGCGACGAGCTTGTGCGCCTGTCCGGTGCGCCTGCCCGCGTGGTAGCGGCAGCCCTGGTTGAGCTGGAACTGGCCGGACGCTGCGAGGTGGACCCCGGCGGAATGGTGCGCCTAGCCTGCTGA
- the plsY gene encoding glycerol-3-phosphate 1-O-acyltransferase PlsY: MCGVSLLPAELFLILAAIGGYLLGSIPFGLVLVKLAGLGDIRTVGSGNIGATNVLRTGRKDLALATLVLDSGKAGIAALIFTFAVSPTAGLIAGGAAFLGHCFPVWLGFKGGKGVATFLGVLLAVLWPVGLLVCATWLGMALVFRISSLSALTASAVAPVLALAFMRPDVALLALFLAGLLWWRHKENIARLVRGEEPRIGAKKA; the protein is encoded by the coding sequence ATTTGCGGAGTAAGCCTTTTGCCAGCCGAACTCTTTCTGATCCTCGCTGCCATTGGCGGCTATCTGCTCGGCTCCATCCCCTTTGGCCTGGTGCTGGTAAAGCTTGCTGGCCTTGGCGATATCCGCACCGTCGGCTCTGGCAATATCGGCGCGACGAACGTGCTGCGGACAGGCCGCAAGGATCTCGCGCTCGCCACTCTGGTGCTCGATAGCGGCAAGGCAGGCATCGCCGCGCTGATCTTCACCTTCGCCGTCTCGCCCACCGCGGGCCTGATCGCAGGCGGCGCGGCCTTTCTCGGCCATTGCTTCCCGGTCTGGCTGGGCTTCAAGGGCGGCAAGGGCGTGGCCACCTTCCTTGGCGTGCTGCTGGCCGTACTGTGGCCGGTCGGCCTGCTGGTCTGCGCGACATGGCTCGGCATGGCGCTGGTATTCCGGATTTCATCCTTGAGCGCGCTGACCGCCTCCGCCGTCGCGCCTGTACTGGCGCTGGCCTTCATGCGGCCTGATGTGGCGCTGCTGGCGCTGTTCCTCGCAGGCCTGCTGTGGTGGCGGCACAAGGAGAATATCGCGCGCCTCGTTCGCGGTGAAGAACCGCGCATCGGGGCGAAGAAGGCGTGA
- the rpmG gene encoding 50S ribosomal protein L33: MAKPTTIKIRLNSTAGTGYFYVTKKNARTMTEKLVLKKYDPVARKHVEFKEGKIK; the protein is encoded by the coding sequence ATGGCCAAGCCGACAACCATCAAGATCCGCCTCAATTCGACGGCTGGCACGGGTTACTTCTACGTGACCAAGAAAAACGCGCGCACCATGACCGAGAAACTCGTGCTGAAAAAGTACGATCCGGTCGCGCGCAAGCATGTCGAGTTCAAGGAAGGCAAGATCAAGTAG
- a CDS encoding dihydroorotase family protein: MSGGIFITGARLIDPASGRDLEGDLRVERGVIDAIGPGLSPEAGDQIIEADGAVLSPALIDIGARASEPGRSGIENLDITIRAAAAAGVGTLVLSSSSGAGLTRPEDIEWIGFRALHAPVRLLGAARTHTQASEMAEIGLMLRAGAPLVSDGGDLIADTRFLRNLLSYASAFDAWVGLTAEDMHLSAGTVAHESAMAVRLGLSARPGISQRLGVERLAALAELTGARILFERLTTADGLDAMKTARKRGLDVAASAPLTHLLFNEVDMGGLDPAYRLDPPLRSEADRQALLAAIAAGLIDVIVSDHTPVALEAKANPFSDAAPGSANLEALIPVLCTLDADGQLPLMAGLKALTSNPAELLGLPQGRLEEGAPADLVLFAPDMPNVYGKDGLESPAPSAFSGRRLQGRVLLSVVDGAMVYARPGFAE, translated from the coding sequence CGACTTGGAAGGCGATCTGCGCGTCGAACGCGGTGTGATCGATGCTATCGGCCCCGGCCTCTCACCCGAGGCAGGCGATCAGATTATCGAGGCGGATGGTGCGGTGCTCAGCCCCGCCCTCATCGATATAGGCGCGCGCGCCAGCGAGCCCGGACGATCCGGCATTGAAAATCTCGATATCACCATCCGCGCGGCCGCCGCGGCCGGCGTGGGCACGCTGGTCCTGTCCTCATCCAGCGGGGCGGGCCTTACCCGGCCTGAAGATATTGAGTGGATCGGCTTTCGCGCCCTGCACGCGCCGGTGCGCCTCTTGGGCGCGGCGCGCACGCACACACAAGCTAGCGAGATGGCTGAAATCGGCCTGATGCTGCGCGCAGGCGCGCCGCTGGTCTCCGATGGCGGTGATCTGATCGCCGATACCCGCTTCCTGCGCAATCTTTTGAGCTATGCCAGCGCGTTTGACGCCTGGGTGGGACTGACGGCTGAGGACATGCATCTGTCTGCCGGCACGGTGGCCCATGAAAGCGCGATGGCGGTGCGCCTCGGCCTCTCCGCGCGTCCGGGCATTTCCCAGCGCCTTGGCGTGGAACGCCTCGCGGCACTCGCCGAGCTGACGGGCGCGCGTATCCTCTTTGAACGCCTGACGACCGCTGACGGCCTCGATGCGATGAAGACCGCCCGCAAGCGCGGGCTGGATGTCGCTGCCAGCGCGCCGCTCACTCATTTGCTCTTCAACGAAGTGGATATGGGCGGGCTGGACCCGGCCTACCGGCTCGACCCGCCTCTGCGCAGTGAAGCCGACCGGCAGGCGCTGCTGGCCGCCATCGCGGCCGGATTGATCGACGTGATCGTCTCTGACCACACACCCGTCGCGCTGGAAGCCAAGGCCAATCCTTTCTCGGATGCCGCGCCGGGTTCTGCCAATCTCGAAGCGCTGATCCCGGTGCTGTGCACACTCGACGCTGACGGCCAGCTACCGCTGATGGCGGGTCTCAAAGCCCTCACCAGCAATCCGGCCGAATTGCTGGGCCTGCCGCAAGGGCGGCTGGAGGAAGGCGCGCCCGCCGATCTGGTGCTGTTTGCACCGGACATGCCCAATGTTTACGGCAAGGACGGGCTGGAAAGCCCCGCGCCATCCGCCTTCTCGGGCCGCCGCCTACAGGGCCGCGTCTTGCTGAGCGTCGTTGACGGGGCCATGGTGTACGCCCGGCCCGGATTTGCGGAGTAA
- a CDS encoding NUDIX domain-containing protein, giving the protein MANSNPFDPTRHSEGHERPGVKPHPSVRKPALAASLILTRERANGTTEILFGRRSGEHVFMPRKYVFPGGRVDRTDGYAPLASEPAEPVLDVLTRCMTERRARAAAAAAIRETAEETGLLIGESAPLIRARPQWEPFAQAGLAPAAAPLELVARAITPPGRPRRFDAWFFRAPEEAVAASADDFMAAELEDVRWVSLEDTGALDLPIITRFVLAELAGHMKGPAPVRCARVTPKGPRVDEL; this is encoded by the coding sequence GTGGCAAACTCCAATCCTTTCGACCCCACACGCCATTCGGAAGGCCATGAACGCCCCGGCGTGAAGCCGCACCCCTCCGTGCGCAAGCCTGCGCTGGCAGCCTCCCTGATCCTCACCCGAGAGCGCGCCAACGGGACCACCGAAATCCTGTTCGGCCGCCGCTCTGGCGAGCATGTCTTCATGCCGCGCAAATACGTGTTTCCCGGTGGACGCGTGGACCGGACGGACGGCTACGCCCCGCTGGCCAGTGAACCGGCCGAGCCGGTGCTGGACGTGCTGACCCGCTGCATGACAGAGCGCCGCGCCCGCGCAGCAGCCGCAGCGGCCATACGCGAGACGGCAGAGGAAACCGGCCTTCTGATCGGCGAGAGCGCACCCCTCATCCGCGCACGCCCGCAATGGGAACCCTTCGCGCAAGCGGGCCTTGCCCCCGCCGCCGCACCGCTGGAGCTGGTAGCGCGCGCGATTACGCCGCCCGGCCGTCCGCGCCGGTTTGACGCCTGGTTCTTCCGCGCTCCGGAAGAGGCGGTAGCGGCTTCCGCCGATGACTTTATGGCAGCCGAGCTGGAAGATGTGCGCTGGGTCTCTCTGGAGGATACCGGCGCGCTGGATCTGCCCATCATCACCCGCTTTGTGCTCGCCGAACTGGCTGGCCACATGAAGGGCCCTGCCCCTGTTCGCTGCGCGCGCGTGACGCCGAAAGGCCCGCGCGTCGACGAGCTATGA
- the rnr gene encoding ribonuclease R, whose amino-acid sequence MTQSHDPFRDGGFTREAVLEAIRLGEGRFTKREIARSLALRGDAKIALKSALKVLESEGAITRTGQKSYTIRGGLPPVTVVEIVDRDVDGEMLCRAVRADGDSPVIRLAPGQGKGGRRESALGIGDKFLARLEKDGDEYYATVMRTLGQSAHRILCVYRETGRGGARLVPVDRRTKHELIPAKGEGTGAKDGDLVMVRLASERAHGLKTGAIEEVIGSADSPRAGSIIALAEHGIPQGFGDAEEKEVRAIKPVTARDREDLTDIPLITIDPADAKDHDDAVWAAPDDDPANKDGWVVIVAIADVAAYVQGGSALDKGARKRGVSVYLPDRVVPMLPERLSNDLCSLREGENRPCLAVRMVFDRKGNKRAHRFLRGWMRSAAKLSYEEAQAAIDGKGTGKAETLKKHVLEPLWGAYAALQKARAVREPLEIDAPERKVRIGEDGSVIAVERRERFDAHKLIEEMMIQANVAAAEALEAARTPLIYRVHDEPGTEKIEALADFLPTVGLSWARGERLTTKRFNQVLERAKGGPHYETVNEVVLRSQSQAIYDTRNLGHFGLNLEKYAHFTSPIRRYADLTVHRALIHAFKLGRDGTSDEERASLQVIAEETTSNERRAMAAERDATDRFIAGFLADRVGAEFEGRITGVTRFGAFIRLSETGADALCPVSRLGREYFRHDPSAHALIGENTGATYRLGMNVNVRLSEATPVTGGLLVDILTPPEPGRKPMGRRKGGRPPAGRDRGNKARRRR is encoded by the coding sequence GTGACCCAGTCCCACGATCCTTTCAGGGATGGCGGATTTACCAGGGAAGCCGTGCTCGAAGCGATCCGGCTGGGCGAAGGCCGCTTCACCAAGCGCGAGATCGCAAGGTCTCTGGCCTTGCGCGGTGATGCGAAGATAGCCCTGAAATCCGCGCTCAAAGTGCTGGAGTCTGAAGGGGCGATCACGCGCACAGGACAGAAATCCTACACGATACGCGGCGGCCTGCCGCCGGTGACCGTGGTTGAGATCGTCGACCGGGATGTCGATGGCGAGATGCTGTGCCGGGCCGTGCGCGCCGACGGCGACAGTCCCGTCATCCGGCTGGCGCCCGGTCAGGGCAAGGGCGGCAGGCGCGAAAGCGCGCTGGGCATTGGCGACAAGTTTCTGGCGCGCCTGGAAAAGGACGGCGATGAATACTACGCCACCGTCATGCGCACGCTCGGCCAGTCTGCGCACCGCATTTTGTGCGTCTATCGAGAGACGGGGCGCGGGGGCGCGCGGCTGGTGCCGGTGGACCGGCGCACCAAGCACGAGCTGATCCCCGCAAAGGGCGAAGGCACGGGCGCGAAGGACGGCGACCTCGTTATGGTGCGTCTCGCCTCCGAACGCGCGCATGGACTTAAAACCGGGGCTATCGAGGAAGTCATCGGCAGCGCGGACAGCCCGCGCGCCGGTTCCATCATCGCGCTGGCCGAGCATGGCATTCCGCAAGGCTTTGGCGATGCTGAAGAAAAAGAAGTGCGGGCCATCAAGCCGGTCACGGCCAGGGACCGCGAAGACCTCACCGACATCCCCCTCATCACCATCGACCCGGCCGACGCCAAGGACCATGACGACGCCGTCTGGGCCGCGCCCGATGATGATCCGGCCAACAAGGACGGCTGGGTGGTGATCGTCGCCATCGCAGATGTCGCCGCCTATGTTCAGGGCGGTTCAGCGCTGGACAAGGGCGCGAGGAAGCGCGGCGTATCGGTCTATCTGCCCGACCGGGTGGTGCCGATGCTGCCTGAGCGCCTGTCCAACGATCTATGTTCGCTACGGGAGGGCGAGAACCGCCCTTGCCTTGCCGTGCGCATGGTGTTCGACAGGAAAGGCAACAAGCGCGCCCACCGCTTCCTGCGAGGCTGGATGCGCTCTGCAGCCAAGCTCTCCTATGAGGAGGCACAGGCTGCCATAGACGGCAAAGGCACGGGCAAGGCCGAGACGCTAAAAAAACACGTGCTCGAACCGCTCTGGGGTGCCTATGCAGCCTTGCAAAAGGCGCGCGCCGTGCGCGAGCCGCTGGAAATCGATGCCCCCGAACGCAAGGTGCGCATTGGCGAGGATGGCTCGGTGATCGCGGTGGAGCGGCGCGAACGCTTCGACGCCCACAAGCTGATCGAAGAAATGATGATCCAGGCCAATGTGGCTGCCGCAGAAGCACTGGAAGCCGCCCGCACGCCCCTCATCTACCGGGTCCATGACGAGCCGGGCACCGAGAAGATCGAGGCACTGGCTGACTTCCTGCCGACCGTGGGGCTTAGCTGGGCGCGCGGCGAGCGCCTGACGACGAAACGCTTCAATCAGGTGCTGGAGCGGGCAAAGGGCGGGCCGCACTACGAGACGGTCAACGAGGTGGTGCTGCGCAGCCAGTCACAGGCCATCTATGACACGCGCAATCTGGGCCATTTCGGGCTGAATCTGGAAAAATACGCGCACTTCACCTCGCCAATCCGGCGCTATGCCGATTTGACCGTCCACCGTGCCCTGATCCACGCGTTCAAGCTGGGCCGGGACGGCACAAGCGACGAGGAGCGCGCCTCCCTGCAGGTCATCGCCGAGGAAACCACCTCCAACGAGCGCCGCGCCATGGCCGCCGAGCGCGACGCGACCGACCGATTCATCGCAGGCTTCCTCGCTGACCGGGTCGGCGCGGAATTTGAAGGACGCATTACCGGCGTCACGCGCTTTGGCGCCTTCATCCGCCTGAGCGAAACAGGCGCAGACGCGCTCTGCCCGGTATCGCGTCTGGGCCGGGAATATTTCCGTCACGATCCGTCCGCGCACGCGCTGATCGGCGAGAATACCGGCGCGACCTACCGGCTGGGCATGAATGTCAATGTGCGGCTTAGCGAAGCAACACCCGTGACTGGCGGCTTGCTGGTGGACATACTGACCCCGCCAGAACCGGGCAGAAAACCGATGGGGCGCCGCAAGGGCGGACGTCCTCCGGCGGGCCGGGACCGAGGCAACAAGGCCAGACGGCGGCGGTAG
- a CDS encoding MFS transporter, with amino-acid sequence MALSFLISDTHARTRSLFVAIMCGGLAGCGFGLLMPLISLNLEAMTGSGAQAGINAAAAALAMILATPFIPGLFSRISPRALLAASLAVIALGILVFPAVREVWVWFGTRFLIGIAVTIVFIASETWINQLAKPERRASLLAVYATVLSAGFGSGGLLLALLGAEGWAPWIAGAAIYAAGVLPVLFLRGPGLIPPSRDEGSPLAMLTTARLAPAAILAGFLFGALENSFFALMPVYGERTGLTTTLIGLLMTTGALGALCLQIPIGNFADRAGRMRTLALITLAAVAVPLFIIASSGFGFALFPLIFLYVGLASAYYTVGLSVIGERVQAGQLAAANAAFIFAYGSGSLVGPPLGGMAMDWINPHGFLLALSVIAAIYLPIALRSWRR; translated from the coding sequence ATGGCCCTCTCATTCCTCATCAGCGACACCCATGCCCGCACCCGTTCGCTCTTCGTGGCGATAATGTGCGGCGGACTGGCCGGGTGCGGGTTCGGCCTGCTCATGCCGCTGATCTCGCTCAATCTGGAGGCGATGACGGGTTCTGGCGCGCAAGCAGGTATCAACGCCGCCGCCGCCGCGCTGGCGATGATCCTGGCAACGCCTTTCATCCCCGGCCTGTTCTCGCGGATCAGCCCGCGCGCCCTGTTGGCCGCCAGTCTGGCCGTCATCGCCCTTGGCATACTGGTCTTCCCGGCCGTGAGGGAGGTGTGGGTGTGGTTCGGCACGCGCTTCCTCATCGGCATCGCGGTCACCATCGTCTTCATTGCCAGCGAGACCTGGATCAACCAGCTGGCAAAGCCTGAACGGCGCGCATCATTGCTGGCTGTATATGCGACGGTGCTGTCAGCCGGGTTCGGTTCTGGCGGACTTCTGCTGGCGCTGCTGGGCGCGGAAGGCTGGGCGCCCTGGATAGCCGGAGCGGCGATCTACGCCGCCGGTGTGCTGCCGGTGCTGTTCCTCCGCGGTCCGGGCCTGATACCGCCCAGCCGGGATGAAGGCAGCCCGCTGGCCATGCTCACCACGGCACGTCTGGCTCCCGCAGCGATCCTTGCCGGGTTTCTGTTCGGTGCGCTGGAGAACAGCTTCTTTGCCCTGATGCCTGTCTATGGCGAACGCACCGGACTGACGACCACACTCATCGGCCTGTTGATGACGACCGGCGCACTGGGCGCGCTGTGCCTGCAGATACCGATCGGCAACTTCGCCGACCGGGCCGGACGCATGCGCACGCTGGCGCTGATTACGCTGGCAGCCGTGGCCGTACCGCTCTTCATCATTGCGTCGAGCGGGTTCGGCTTTGCCCTCTTCCCGCTCATCTTCCTCTATGTCGGCCTTGCCAGCGCCTATTACACAGTTGGCCTGTCGGTAATTGGTGAACGGGTTCAGGCGGGCCAGCTCGCCGCCGCCAATGCCGCCTTCATCTTCGCCTACGGTTCAGGGTCGCTGGTCGGGCCGCCACTGGGCGGAATGGCCATGGACTGGATCAACCCGCACGGCTTCCTGCTGGCACTGAGCGTGATCGCGGCGATCTATCTGCCCATCGCGCTGAGAAGCTGGCGGCGCTGA